A window of Marinobacter sp. es.042 genomic DNA:
TGTATCGGGTAGGACCTAGCAGGGCCTCGTTCACGTCAAGAAACGCTCCTGATACATAATCATTCAGCGCTATGCCAATGGGTGACAGTTCGTAGAGTCTCCGGAGCTGAACTTCGCTTTCCTGAAGGGCCAGTTCGGTTTGTTTTGCCTCATCAATGTCAGCAATGTAACCGTGCCACATGGTACTGCCGTCTGGCATCCGTTCCGGTGATGACTTGCCCTCTACCCAGCGCCAGCCGGATTTGCCGTCTGTTACCCGATAGTGGCTGTGCCAGAGCGTCAAGGACTCCGCAGATCTCTCAATACTGGCTGCTACTTTGGGCAAATCGTCGGGATGGATCTTGGTGAAGCAGATCGAGGCATCTTCATGTGCCTCCTCTGCTCTAACACCGTATATCTCCCTGATTCCGGGGCTGGCGTAGGGAAACGAAACACGGCCATCCGGCCACTGTTGATACTGATAGAGCATGCCCGGTGTCTGTTCCACGAGTTTGGTGAGCATCTGCACACTGAGCTGCCTTTCAATGAGGGCTCCAACCCAGCGTGCCAGGAGAGTCACAAACTTGATTTCAGTATCCGAGAAGTCTCGGTCCCGCGGTTCCGGCGAAGAAAAATTCAGAGTTCCGTACAAACGGTCTTTGATGAAAATGGGCGCGGCCAGGTAGCTCTCAAGCCCAAACTTGTCGTAGCACCGGTGACCGTGATGGGTCGACTTGGCCATGTGTGCAATGGCCAGGCTTTCACGGGAACCGAGAAGCATCGAACAGTAGGTGTCTCTCAGTGGAAAACTGGCATTCTGTTCTAGCCCAGCGTCTTTGGGGGCAATAAACCACCGGATGGAATAAACGTTACTGTGGATCTCGCTGACTATCCCAAGCGGCAGCTTCAGGTAGTCAGAGCCGAGGCGAAGGGCTCTTTCGATGCGAATGTCGTCATTTGTTTCGGTGTCCAGGGCCAGATCATTAAGGATGGCCAGCGCCTCATTCTGAAGTTGGATTTTATTCAGATTGTTCATTTCCTCTGTGATGTCGGCATGGGTACCGTACATCACCAGTGGTTCGTTGTTCTGGGTCCATTCTAAGACCCGGCCGCGATCGTGTACCCAAACCCAGTGGCCATCCTTGTGCTTCATTCGGCATCGGTAGTCGTACTCGGACAATTCGCCGGCAAAATGAGCTTTAAGCAAACGTTCTGATTCAGGCAGATCCTCCGGGTGCGCCAGGCCCAACCAAGTCTCAATACTGATCGGTTCCAGTTCGTCCAGCGTGTAGCCGCAGATATTGGCCCAACGCTCGTTAAAAGCGGTCTCACCGGTTTGTACATTCCACTCCCAGGTGCCAATTCTGGTGCCTTCGATAATTGCGCGGGCCCTGCGCTCGCTGCGTTTCAGGTCCCGGTAGAATTCGCTTGCCGCCTGAAGGTTAATCTCCCTCTCCACGCAATCGGCGATTTCGCGCAACAGGGATTGGTCTTCCTCGTCAAAGGTGCGCGGTACCCGATCAATCAGGCAGAGGGTGCCTAATCTGAAACCCTCTCGATCGTGGAGAGGGGCGCCTGCGTAAAAGCGTATGTGTGGTTCGTCGGAAACGAGCGGGTTGTCCGCAAACCTTGAGTCCTGCAACGTATCCTCGATGACCAGAAGACTCGAGCTAAGAATAGCGTGACCGCAGAAGGATATATCCCGGGGTGTTTCCGACGCTGACAAGCCCTGGCAGGACTTGAACCACTGCCGGTTTTCGTCCACGAGGCTAACCAGAGCAGTCGGCACCCGAAATGTTTTGCATGCCATGCGGGTGTAGCGATCAAAACGTTCTTCAGGCGCTGTATCCAGCAGGCCTGTACGTTCGAGCGCCGCCTGGCGCTCAGACTCCTCGGGAGGTGTTTCCGGCGCTTTCATTGACGTGATTCTTCCTGGTCATATTATTGGGAAGTTCAATCCAGAAGTTGGCGCCGCGATCGTAGAAATAGCCAACTTCTCCATTCATGAGCTTTGCCAATTCGCGGCAGATCGCGAGGCCGAGGCCTGTGCCCTTGATGGACTTTGATGTACCGACCTCCGCCTGGGAGAAACGCTCGAAGAGTTCGCTCTCGAACTGCTTTGGCACGCCATCACCGCAATCGCTGACTGTGATGCGGGTAAAGCCCCGGGCGGTCTGTTCAACTCTGACAGTGATGGACTCATCAGGCGGCGAGAACTTTATGGCGTTGCTGATAAAGTTATCGAGAACCTGTCTTAGGCGGTGCTCGTCAGCCACAACCATCTGATCCTCAAGGCCTTCGGTAGCCAACGACAAATCGTGTTCCTCGGCCAGTGCGATATTGCCGGCAATTGCAGTATTGATGACAGGCGCCAGGGGCTGAGCAGACAGAGTGACGTTCATTTGGCCGGCAGTCAGCTTGCTGAAGTCCAGCAGGTCCGAGATCAGAAGATGCAGGCGATCGCCGTTTCGCAGAGCCAGACTCGCCATTTCCTCTGCTTTCCCGGGCAGTTGACCGGCAGCCCCGGAAGCCAGTAAGCGAAGTGCCCCATTGAGTGAGGTCAGGGGGGTTCGTAACTCGTGGCTGACATTCGAGACGAAGTTTTCTTTCATGGCGCTGATTGCATCGCGCTCGGACATGAGCTGATTGAACGCGGTGGCCAGTTTCCGGGTCTCCTTGGCGCCATTGGCAGTCAGTCGTTGACCAGTGGAGGGGGTTTTTGCCATCTCTTCGATCTTTTCGGTCATTCTGTCCAGAGGCTTTATGGCCGTTCGACTTGCAACAAAACCCAGCAGTGCAATAACTAAACCAATAGCCGCGCTGATGATAAAGAACTGTAGGAATGAATCCTTCGCGGGAGCGGTAGCACGTTCGTAAGGAACAGAGCGAACGAACATCCAGCCGAGATCTTCCAGATGACTGGCCGCATAAATCAGTTCCTTGCCACTGTTATCCCTTACGGTTCCAAACGTGATCCCTGATAAGGCCGCGTCAACCAGGGGGTCGGCGCCAGGTTTTGGAAGAGGCTGGATACGTTTGCCCGGGGACGGGCCGCCTTCGATGTAAAGAAAGTTTTCAATATCAACAACCTTGAACAGATCCTCTTCTTCCCTCAGGCGCCTGAGCATCTCTTTGGGTATCAGGCTGGTCTGACCAATATTTACGGTGCCACCCAAGAATCCGAGCAGATCTCCTTCATCGGACTCAATGGGTGCAAGAAAGGACAGCAAGGGCACGCCCGTTGTACGGCCAATGATGGGTCGGCTGATTATGGGGGATCGGGTCCGGATAGCGCGCCGGAAATGGTTTCGGTCGGAATAATTCGTGCCGATACGGCCCGGAACGTAAAAGTCCTCTGCAATGGCGGTTGCTTCGGCATCAAACACCACAAGACCATCTGGAAAGAGTGAACGCAGAAGGTTCTGTCGGTTGAGCTGGTAATTAATTTCGGTGATTGCGTGAAGGGCGTTGCCATCGGTCATCATGGCGGCAGATTCACTGAGTACGTCCAGCTTCAGGTCAAGGCGCTGCTCTACCTCGGAGGCGATTCTCCGTGTTTCCACGAGCTGTTGCTCAGTCAGTATTGCCTCGAAATCGTCCACCAGGGCGTTGTACGCGACAGCCAGAACTGCCCCGACGGTCAAGATGGAACCAAGGATAACAATGACGGCAAGGCGGGTCCCGAGTGAAAGTGACGGCAAAACGATTTCCTCGGTGGTACTCTGAAAAAAATGATGCAAATATTCTAGCCGAATTATGGCATAAAACAGCTTTATTGCGGATCTGATTGAGTGATGTATGTCTGACGAGAAAACGGCTGACGTTTTACGCAAACTTGATGTCCTGAAAACACGCTTCAGGGAGAAGGCGTCGGGCGATATCAATCTGGTTACGTTGATGGCTCAGGATGCCATTGCCGGCAAGGGGAGCTCAGACGAGCTTCGACGTGCCTATCAGGTTCTTCATCGGCTCGCCGGGTCTGCGGGCACTTTCGGTTTTCGGGCGCTTGGTGACGAAGCCCGAACGCTTGAGCTGATACTCAAGCCCTTCTCGGAGAATGATGGGGATACTGGTGAGAGTGTCGGGAAGGTTAAAGAAGATCTTCACCGCGCCCGCTTTATCGAAAGAGTCAAAGGTCTGGAGCGTCTGCTCACTGTAGAGGAGGGCAGTCCGGATAAGGCCGAAATGTCGGAAGGCAGTAAGGTTGATGCGGCTGGCCAACCTGTCGTCCTTATCGTAGAACCAGATCAAACAGCAGCAGAGCGGCTCTCAAATGCGCTGGCTCCCCATGGATTTACTGCTTATTCCGTAAATCCGAAAAAACTTGTCTCGGAAAATCTGTCCCGGATATCCATGGTTTTGATAAGGGACAATGTTCTGATCGCGCAGGAACAGATCCCATTGTCTTCAGGCGACCGGCCTCCTGTTATCTGCATTGGTTCCAGCGATACCTTCGAAGACAGATATCGACTCGCGGCGTTGGGTGTAGACGGTTTCGTCAGTGAGCCTATCGACGTGCCAGCACTGGCGGATTACATGGAGCGTCTCGCTAATGAAAAGATGGAGTCTGGCTCGGGGCGAGTGATGGTTATCGATGACGATCCCGAGTTGCTGGAGCGGTACAGTCTGATTCTCGAAGGCGGCGGGCTGGAGGTTCGCGGAGTGAGCTCTCCTTCAGAGATTCTGGCTGCTCTTTCCGAGTTCCGGCCGGACATCATTTTAATGGATGTCCAGATGGGGCGGTTTAATGGGCCTACACTGGCAAAGATGCTTCGTTTTGATCCCGAATGGGTGGGTTTACACATTATTTTCCTGTCTTCGGAACAGGATCGTGAGTTCCAGTTTGATGCCTTGTTCCAGGGCGGCGATGATTTTCTCACCAAACCGGTTTTCGACAGGCTCCTTGTACAGGCGGCCAAAGTTCGCTGTTATCGGGCCAAACAACTGGACAAGCTGGCGTCGCGGGACAGCCTGACCGGGCTGTTGAAACATTCGTTGGCCAATTCGGAAGTCGCCAAAGAGCATGCTCGCTGTCAAAGACTGGCGCATCACTCTGTTGTGGCAATGCTCGATCTTGACCATTTCAAGCAGGTAAACGACCGGCATGGCCATCGGGTTGGCGACCTGGTTATCAAAGGCCTGGCCAACCTGCTTCGGCACCGACTGAGAAAAACCGACGTGATTGGGCGCTACGGCGGTGAAGAGTTCATCGTGGCATTACCCGACTGCTCGATTGAGGACGCAAGGCAATCGATGCAGGCGGTGTGTGAACAGATGTCGAAGATTGCTTTCAGCGGGGCCGGCGGCACCTTTTCAGTGACAGTGAGTATTGGTATCGCGCCTCTTGATGCTTATGAAAAGCCGGAGGACGCGATAGAAGCCGCAGACAGGGCACTTTATGCCCGTAAATCCGCTGGTCGAAACGGCGTTACCATCGTCAATGACCTGGACAGCATGAAGCAGGGAGCGTAGCCGGCATGAACGTCATTATTGTCGAAGACGACGAGTTGATGGCAGACCTCCTCGAGACAGTGGTTGTCGGGCTTCATCCGGCTATAAACGTCTTCAAGGCGTTCACCAAGAGAGAGGCATTGGATCTCTGGCGGGGCAAAGATCCAGGCCTGTTCATTGTCGACTGGTCGCTGCCGGATGGATCCGGCCTGGATGTGTTGCGAGAAATACGTGGCAAGGACGAGAATATGCCGGTTGTCATGGTAACCGGCCGGGCTGATCGAGATTCGATTTTAAAAGCTGCCCATTATGGAATCAGTGGTTACATGAGCAAGCCGTTCAGTGTGGAATTGCTCCATGAGCGTCTTTCGAGAATGCTGAAGGGCGTACTTCCGGAAGACAATGGCTCCGAGAGCCTGGATGAGATGCTATCCCGGAAACTGGAATCGGGCTTGCAGATACCCACCCGAATGGATGTTTCCGGTATTCTTGGCCTCATGGAGCGCGCCCATGATCTTTCTGGCGCCCAGCTGGCCGAACGTTGGCAGAAAGAGGCGTCGTTGTGTGCCAGATTGCTGGAAGTGGCCAACCGATCTTCGTTCCGGCGAACCGGAGAGCCGGTTGCTACGGTTCGTGATGCCATTTCCGTCATGGGTGTGCCCATGGCTTTGAGCCAGGCGCTGGCTCTTGCACTTGACACAGGTTCCGCCTTCCGTTCGGCTGCGCTGGCAGACAGAGCCAGACAGCACCAGGCCGAGGCCGAGGCTGCAGGTGCCGAAGCGCAGAAAGTTGCCCTCCTCCTTGACAAGAAGGCCCTTGAGTTCCAGACAGCCGGATTATTGAGCCGAATGGGTGAGCTCGCTGTGCTGAATGTGATGGATCAGTTTATTCAGCAAGGTGGGGAGCTGACCGATGCGGAGATTGAAAATGGGCTTCGTGACTGGTCTCAAAAGTATGGAAACACGTTAAAAGTACAGTGGCGCCTGCCACTGGCTATCCGGCAAATGACTGGTGCGGTGCATTATCTCGCACGTGAGGATGTCAGGCAGAATCTTCTTGTCATGCGGGTTGCTGGTCTGATTGCGGGGGGACAGACAGATAATCC
This region includes:
- a CDS encoding response regulator yields the protein MNVIIVEDDELMADLLETVVVGLHPAINVFKAFTKREALDLWRGKDPGLFIVDWSLPDGSGLDVLREIRGKDENMPVVMVTGRADRDSILKAAHYGISGYMSKPFSVELLHERLSRMLKGVLPEDNGSESLDEMLSRKLESGLQIPTRMDVSGILGLMERAHDLSGAQLAERWQKEASLCARLLEVANRSSFRRTGEPVATVRDAISVMGVPMALSQALALALDTGSAFRSAALADRARQHQAEAEAAGAEAQKVALLLDKKALEFQTAGLLSRMGELAVLNVMDQFIQQGGELTDAEIENGLRDWSQKYGNTLKVQWRLPLAIRQMTGAVHYLAREDVRQNLLVMRVAGLIAGGQTDNPECARLLRHLGLENWLESRKQTLDTGSV
- a CDS encoding PAS domain S-box protein, with amino-acid sequence MKAPETPPEESERQAALERTGLLDTAPEERFDRYTRMACKTFRVPTALVSLVDENRQWFKSCQGLSASETPRDISFCGHAILSSSLLVIEDTLQDSRFADNPLVSDEPHIRFYAGAPLHDREGFRLGTLCLIDRVPRTFDEEDQSLLREIADCVEREINLQAASEFYRDLKRSERRARAIIEGTRIGTWEWNVQTGETAFNERWANICGYTLDELEPISIETWLGLAHPEDLPESERLLKAHFAGELSEYDYRCRMKHKDGHWVWVHDRGRVLEWTQNNEPLVMYGTHADITEEMNNLNKIQLQNEALAILNDLALDTETNDDIRIERALRLGSDYLKLPLGIVSEIHSNVYSIRWFIAPKDAGLEQNASFPLRDTYCSMLLGSRESLAIAHMAKSTHHGHRCYDKFGLESYLAAPIFIKDRLYGTLNFSSPEPRDRDFSDTEIKFVTLLARWVGALIERQLSVQMLTKLVEQTPGMLYQYQQWPDGRVSFPYASPGIREIYGVRAEEAHEDASICFTKIHPDDLPKVAASIERSAESLTLWHSHYRVTDGKSGWRWVEGKSSPERMPDGSTMWHGYIADIDEAKQTELALQESEVQLRRLYELSPIGIALNDYVSGAFLDVNEALLGPTRYSRDQLMAMDYSQLLPPDFENHRQQIIAELQSERRFGPYEVEIVRADGSTYPAIVRGMRISNPSGQPLIWSLIEDISERKKVDRMKSEFISTVSHELRTPLTSISGSLSLVESGTLGALPSQAERMVSIAHRNAEQLKQLVDDLLDMEKLVSGKMTMNLRIQELGPVIEESAERLKTYALESGVSVQIEDSSANCMAKIDRSRLGQAFLNLLSNAIKFSPPEGEVLVCTRVEHGLVRILVTDQGAGIPDDFRGRIFQKFAQADSSDTRGKRGTGLGLAITKEIMTQMEGDVGFESREGKGSTFWLELPLEQVKA
- a CDS encoding ATP-binding protein, with protein sequence MPSLSLGTRLAVIVILGSILTVGAVLAVAYNALVDDFEAILTEQQLVETRRIASEVEQRLDLKLDVLSESAAMMTDGNALHAITEINYQLNRQNLLRSLFPDGLVVFDAEATAIAEDFYVPGRIGTNYSDRNHFRRAIRTRSPIISRPIIGRTTGVPLLSFLAPIESDEGDLLGFLGGTVNIGQTSLIPKEMLRRLREEEDLFKVVDIENFLYIEGGPSPGKRIQPLPKPGADPLVDAALSGITFGTVRDNSGKELIYAASHLEDLGWMFVRSVPYERATAPAKDSFLQFFIISAAIGLVIALLGFVASRTAIKPLDRMTEKIEEMAKTPSTGQRLTANGAKETRKLATAFNQLMSERDAISAMKENFVSNVSHELRTPLTSLNGALRLLASGAAGQLPGKAEEMASLALRNGDRLHLLISDLLDFSKLTAGQMNVTLSAQPLAPVINTAIAGNIALAEEHDLSLATEGLEDQMVVADEHRLRQVLDNFISNAIKFSPPDESITVRVEQTARGFTRITVSDCGDGVPKQFESELFERFSQAEVGTSKSIKGTGLGLAICRELAKLMNGEVGYFYDRGANFWIELPNNMTRKNHVNESAGNTSRGV
- a CDS encoding diguanylate cyclase; its protein translation is MSDEKTADVLRKLDVLKTRFREKASGDINLVTLMAQDAIAGKGSSDELRRAYQVLHRLAGSAGTFGFRALGDEARTLELILKPFSENDGDTGESVGKVKEDLHRARFIERVKGLERLLTVEEGSPDKAEMSEGSKVDAAGQPVVLIVEPDQTAAERLSNALAPHGFTAYSVNPKKLVSENLSRISMVLIRDNVLIAQEQIPLSSGDRPPVICIGSSDTFEDRYRLAALGVDGFVSEPIDVPALADYMERLANEKMESGSGRVMVIDDDPELLERYSLILEGGGLEVRGVSSPSEILAALSEFRPDIILMDVQMGRFNGPTLAKMLRFDPEWVGLHIIFLSSEQDREFQFDALFQGGDDFLTKPVFDRLLVQAAKVRCYRAKQLDKLASRDSLTGLLKHSLANSEVAKEHARCQRLAHHSVVAMLDLDHFKQVNDRHGHRVGDLVIKGLANLLRHRLRKTDVIGRYGGEEFIVALPDCSIEDARQSMQAVCEQMSKIAFSGAGGTFSVTVSIGIAPLDAYEKPEDAIEAADRALYARKSAGRNGVTIVNDLDSMKQGA